The Nitrososphaerales archaeon genome includes a region encoding these proteins:
- a CDS encoding aspartate kinase: protein MKLVFKFGGTSVDGGERIKHVANLISHYSKEHRLIVVISAMGDTTDLLIDLAEKAKKGREKGVNEIFNKIEDRHLKAIDICISRPDLKESIREKVVSLLQELRQVLMSIIQLRELTPRSRDYILSFGERLSTLLVWGALRDMGIDAEYFTGRDVGIVTDSNYGEARPLMDTTKHLVKERLEPLLMKGTIPVVTGFIGADQDGVITTLGRGGSDYTATILGAALNVDEVWLWTDVDGLMTTDPRLVRSARTLDVISFPEAMEMAIFGAKGMHPRALEPVMEANIPVRIRNTFNPNNLGTLITKDARIDSKRVVKSVNLVRNIALINITGPSMVGALGTAARIFEILARNGVNIMMISQSVSESSISIVIRKEFLNRAVNSLEVNLLGSGLIKEVAWEDNVCAIAVIGAGMRGTPGVAARVFRAVANKGINVKMIAQGSSELSISFVVNDSDGEEAVRALHEEFELNKGF from the coding sequence ATGAAGTTGGTATTCAAATTCGGTGGTACATCGGTAGATGGTGGTGAGCGTATCAAACACGTAGCCAATCTGATCTCTCATTATAGTAAAGAGCATCGCCTAATCGTGGTCATCTCCGCTATGGGTGATACGACAGACCTCCTAATCGATCTCGCTGAAAAGGCCAAGAAGGGGAGGGAGAAGGGTGTAAATGAAATCTTCAACAAGATAGAGGACCGACATTTAAAAGCTATCGATATATGCATCAGCAGACCCGATCTGAAAGAGAGTATAAGAGAGAAGGTTGTATCGCTCCTCCAAGAGCTAAGGCAGGTCTTAATGAGCATCATTCAACTACGTGAACTTACACCTCGTTCTCGAGATTATATTCTATCCTTTGGTGAGCGATTATCTACACTTCTGGTCTGGGGCGCATTGAGGGATATGGGTATAGATGCAGAATACTTTACAGGTAGGGATGTAGGGATCGTCACAGATTCGAATTACGGTGAAGCGAGGCCATTGATGGATACTACGAAGCATTTGGTAAAGGAGAGGCTCGAGCCACTCCTGATGAAAGGTACCATCCCCGTTGTAACGGGATTTATAGGTGCTGACCAGGATGGTGTAATAACCACTCTGGGCCGTGGTGGCTCTGACTACACAGCCACGATCTTAGGTGCTGCCTTAAATGTGGATGAAGTTTGGTTATGGACGGATGTGGATGGTCTGATGACTACAGATCCCCGTTTGGTAAGATCGGCCAGAACTTTAGATGTAATATCATTTCCCGAAGCTATGGAGATGGCGATCTTCGGTGCCAAGGGTATGCATCCAAGGGCCCTGGAGCCTGTGATGGAGGCTAACATACCCGTCAGAATTCGTAACACCTTTAACCCGAATAACCTAGGAACTTTGATCACAAAAGATGCGAGGATCGATTCGAAGAGGGTGGTAAAATCGGTAAATCTCGTGCGCAACATAGCTCTGATAAATATTACTGGCCCGAGTATGGTGGGTGCACTCGGTACTGCAGCGAGGATCTTTGAGATCCTGGCCCGAAACGGTGTGAATATAATGATGATATCCCAAAGCGTTTCTGAATCGAGTATATCGATAGTCATTCGGAAGGAATTCCTAAACCGGGCGGTGAATAGTTTAGAAGTGAATCTGTTGGGTTCGGGATTGATAAAGGAAGTAGCATGGGAGGATAATGTATGTGCGATCGCAGTTATAGGCGCGGGTATGAGAGGGACGCCAGGTGTGGCGGCAAGGGTATTTAGGGCTGTAGCTAATAAAGGGATCAATGTGAAGATGATAGCGCAAGGCTCGTCTGAATTGAGTATATCGTTCGTTGTAAATGATTCTGATGGTGAGGAAGCGGTCCGCGCTTTACATGAGGAATTTGAGTTGAATAAAGGGTTTTAA
- the alaS gene encoding alanine--tRNA ligase, with the protein MNEKDRLRLKFSSDPEKYYQVELFIKEGFIRRQCPKCGKYYWTLNPDQDTCPDQPCQPYTFIDDPPTNKRFNYIEAWKQIEEFFVKNGHTSVKRYPVVCRWRPDLYFTVASIIAFQRVEGGKIVFELPYNPLIIPQMCLRFNDIPNVGVSGKHYTSFCMVGQHSISNEQGYWKDRCIELDYELLKGPFGIPPEEISFLEDVWLGYGAFGYSLEYFVRGLELGNAVFTAFEGTPQDYREMKEKVIDMGAGLERFTWITQGTPTSYDAVFGPIIQKMIDRCGIEYDRDFHLKYVKILSNFNLGDISDTQTAKLSVAERLGISLSELEKRVSPLEALYAIADHIRSLVFAITDGLLPSNVGGGYNLRVILRRALGLIDKFGWDLKLEEVADWHISYLKEMYPELEEHRDEVFQILQVEEKRYRNAKERMKKVLFNIMRSKKSLSEEDLIKLYDSEGITPELLKESGLQVTIPPDFYTKVTERHLLPKPIEEQMKFDVDDLPPTTLLFYKDPNLFEFQARVLKVFQKRFVVLDQTAFYATAGGQEYDTGFINGCKVLSVKKYGTVVIHEVDGCELSEGQLVDCKVDEYRRGILMRHHTATHIVNGAARQILGSWVWQHSAHKDVDRSKLDITHYSHLSRDEILKIESLANEIVRKNIPIEIELLPRGVAEQRYGFRIYQGGVVPSRDVRIVKIGDFDIEACGGTHCFRTGDVGFIKILKSERIQDGIERIEFVAGEPAVSLAQNQENLLLNISKLLNTSQDKVLETIGKLKSQHEGLKRRWKILINKISPDLAQKIINESVDVDGLKVYTTSDEVFDEESHISIGEKVINLEPKLIYCSFIPTDDVVKLLVFCGNEAQKRGIKANLLVKEAAKFIGGSGGGDERFAQGGGIFKDKVEDAIKTIPSIIKGMLG; encoded by the coding sequence ATGAATGAAAAGGATAGGCTACGTTTGAAGTTCTCCTCAGATCCAGAGAAGTACTATCAGGTAGAGCTCTTCATCAAAGAGGGCTTTATAAGAAGACAGTGTCCCAAATGTGGTAAGTATTATTGGACACTAAATCCAGATCAAGATACGTGCCCAGATCAACCCTGCCAACCTTATACCTTTATCGATGATCCTCCAACCAACAAGAGATTCAATTATATAGAAGCATGGAAACAGATAGAAGAATTCTTCGTTAAGAATGGCCATACGAGTGTAAAGAGGTATCCGGTAGTGTGTAGATGGAGGCCAGATCTGTACTTCACAGTAGCATCTATAATCGCTTTTCAAAGGGTTGAGGGTGGGAAGATCGTCTTCGAACTCCCCTACAACCCACTCATCATACCACAGATGTGCCTACGCTTTAATGATATACCTAATGTTGGTGTGAGTGGCAAACACTACACTTCATTCTGCATGGTCGGTCAGCACAGCATCAGTAATGAACAGGGTTACTGGAAGGATCGTTGTATAGAGCTCGATTATGAACTTTTAAAGGGCCCATTCGGTATACCGCCTGAAGAGATAAGTTTTCTTGAGGATGTATGGCTGGGCTATGGAGCTTTTGGTTACAGCCTTGAATACTTTGTGAGGGGTTTGGAATTAGGAAATGCGGTATTTACCGCTTTTGAGGGTACGCCACAGGATTATCGTGAGATGAAGGAGAAAGTTATCGATATGGGTGCTGGTCTGGAGAGGTTCACGTGGATCACACAAGGAACGCCCACAAGTTACGATGCCGTCTTCGGCCCAATTATACAGAAGATGATCGATAGATGTGGTATCGAATACGATAGAGATTTTCATTTGAAGTATGTTAAAATCCTAAGTAATTTCAATCTAGGTGATATTTCCGATACTCAAACTGCAAAACTCAGTGTAGCGGAAAGGCTTGGTATCAGCTTATCGGAGTTAGAGAAGAGGGTATCTCCTCTCGAAGCCCTCTACGCTATTGCCGATCATATACGTAGCCTTGTATTCGCAATCACAGATGGGCTTCTGCCGAGCAACGTGGGTGGTGGATATAATTTAAGGGTAATATTAAGGAGGGCATTGGGCCTGATCGATAAATTCGGATGGGATTTAAAGTTGGAGGAGGTCGCCGATTGGCACATCTCTTACTTGAAAGAGATGTATCCGGAGTTGGAGGAGCATCGAGATGAGGTCTTTCAAATTCTGCAGGTTGAGGAGAAGAGGTATAGAAATGCGAAGGAGAGGATGAAGAAGGTCTTATTCAACATCATGAGGAGTAAGAAGAGTTTAAGTGAAGAGGATTTGATCAAACTTTACGATTCAGAAGGTATAACGCCCGAGCTACTGAAGGAGAGCGGGTTGCAGGTTACCATTCCACCAGACTTCTATACGAAGGTTACCGAGCGCCACCTTTTACCGAAACCGATCGAAGAACAGATGAAGTTCGATGTAGATGATTTACCTCCCACAACCCTCCTCTTCTACAAAGACCCGAATCTATTCGAATTTCAAGCAAGGGTGTTAAAGGTCTTTCAGAAGCGGTTTGTGGTATTGGATCAGACCGCCTTCTATGCAACTGCGGGTGGGCAGGAGTACGATACTGGTTTTATAAATGGTTGCAAGGTGTTGAGTGTGAAGAAGTATGGTACGGTAGTGATACATGAAGTAGATGGTTGTGAGTTATCCGAAGGGCAGTTGGTCGATTGTAAAGTCGATGAATATAGGAGAGGTATTCTAATGAGGCATCATACAGCTACCCATATAGTCAATGGTGCTGCGAGGCAGATTTTAGGTTCCTGGGTATGGCAACACTCGGCACATAAAGATGTAGATCGAAGCAAACTGGATATCACACACTATAGCCATCTATCGAGGGATGAAATCTTAAAGATCGAGAGTTTGGCCAATGAGATCGTAAGGAAGAATATTCCGATAGAGATCGAGCTATTGCCTCGTGGTGTAGCGGAGCAAAGGTACGGTTTTCGTATATATCAAGGAGGTGTAGTACCTAGTAGGGATGTGAGGATAGTGAAGATCGGAGATTTTGATATCGAAGCGTGTGGTGGCACTCATTGTTTTAGAACTGGTGATGTAGGCTTCATCAAGATCCTAAAGAGTGAGCGGATTCAGGATGGTATTGAAAGAATCGAGTTTGTAGCTGGTGAACCCGCTGTAAGTCTTGCACAAAATCAAGAGAACCTTCTTCTAAATATTTCTAAATTATTAAACACTTCTCAGGATAAAGTTTTAGAAACTATCGGTAAGTTAAAGTCCCAACATGAAGGGTTAAAGAGGAGGTGGAAGATCCTAATAAATAAGATCTCTCCAGATCTGGCCCAAAAGATTATAAATGAATCTGTAGATGTTGATGGGCTGAAGGTTTATACCACTTCGGATGAAGTCTTCGATGAAGAATCCCATATCTCGATTGGTGAAAAGGTTATAAATCTAGAACCAAAGCTCATCTACTGCTCCTTTATTCCTACAGATGATGTCGTTAAACTCCTTGTCTTCTGTGGTAATGAGGCTCAGAAGAGAGGCATCAAAGCGAACCTCTTAGTTAAAGAGGCTGCAAAGTTTATAGGTGGATCTGGTGGTGGTGATGAAAGGTTCGCTCAGGGTGGAGGCATCTTTAAGGATAAGGTAGAGGATGCGATTAAGACGATACCATCTATCATTAAAGGAATGTTAGGTTAG
- a CDS encoding OB-fold nucleic acid binding domain-containing protein, with product MKIRELRDGMRRVNVEGEISEISEPRTVNLKTGGQARVADAMLQDDTGSIKLSLWDEQIDMVSVGSRVRIENGYTNSFRGEIRLNIGRYGRLHILSE from the coding sequence TTGAAGATTCGTGAGTTAAGGGATGGTATGAGGAGGGTGAATGTAGAAGGCGAGATTTCAGAGATTTCAGAACCTAGGACGGTAAATCTGAAGACCGGCGGTCAGGCGAGAGTTGCTGACGCTATGCTTCAAGACGATACAGGCTCCATCAAGCTTAGCTTATGGGATGAGCAGATCGATATGGTGAGTGTAGGTTCACGTGTGAGGATTGAGAATGGCTATACAAATAGCTTTAGAGGAGAGATTCGGCTGAATATAGGCAGATATGGCAGACTTCATATTTTGAGTGAATAA
- the leuS gene encoding leucine--tRNA ligase, translated as MTIDWNALSNKWRERWEKARVYEADPDPSKPKYFITVAYPYPNSPQHIGHGRTYTLADIHARYRRMLGYNVLLPMAFHYTGTPILAMAKRLASGDKELLDTFLNIYKVDREVIEEFNDPLKIARYFHQEIKEGMKEMGYSIDWRREFTTIDPQYNRFIEWQFKKLREKGFITQGSHPVGWCPNDNNPVGQHDTMGDVEPEIGEYTILKFIGDGYIVPTATLRPETVFGVTNIWINPHVDYIEALVDGEVWIVSREASEKLRHLNRKVEERRSLKGAELIGKEVTNPMTGVRIPILPASFVNPKNGTGVVMSVPAHAPYDYQALEDLKADRELLSRFNISTKSLEGLKPIVIIQSRGLEGIPAYEVIKREGIKNQKDPKLEKATQELYAHEFHLGKMMDNTGEYAGLTVAEAREKVKLDMIKMNKADTMYEILNQPVVCRCGAECVVKIFENQWFLNYDDPEWKKLTHECLNRMSLLPDEIRSEFEYTIDWLKKKACARKSGLGTRLPWDRDWVIESLSDSVIYMAYYTIAKYINQNKISADKLTDEFFDYVFLGDTRGIHKINLDPSLLEDMRREFTYFYPLDSRHSGRDLVPNHLTFFIFNHVAIFPKDHWPRQIVVNGSVLMEGKKMSKSFGNIVPLRDAVRDYGADPLRLAIIGTAELLADADFSFELVKTFRERLQRLYELALELSRSPVKEVSEGELKVEDRWLLSRLHRHIINVTEAMNKLRVREALHTIIYLIDQDLRWYLRSASTDSTQSRRDVMNWILRKVLNIRVRMLAPFAPFICEEVWEILGGEGFVCQAKWPRPEEVKLDLRAEEEEGFVMNLIEDTLNILKVTKIKPKQIVFYTASRWKWRAYLKALEVTKKGSVEMKSLMSTLLQDEEMKKRAKELSEFVRKLIDSIVTMPDERREIILQVGIIDESKILESKSEFLAKEFGASIKVFNEDDVNKYDPKGRAHLAQPYRPAIYIE; from the coding sequence TTGACGATCGATTGGAATGCTTTGAGCAATAAATGGAGAGAAAGGTGGGAGAAGGCAAGGGTCTATGAAGCCGACCCCGATCCGAGTAAGCCCAAGTACTTCATCACCGTGGCCTATCCATACCCTAATTCACCACAACATATAGGGCATGGAAGGACTTACACATTGGCAGATATACATGCTCGTTACCGAAGGATGCTCGGCTACAACGTTCTCTTGCCCATGGCCTTCCATTACACCGGTACACCCATACTGGCGATGGCGAAGAGGCTCGCATCTGGTGATAAAGAATTGTTAGATACCTTTCTCAACATCTATAAAGTCGATAGAGAAGTTATCGAAGAATTTAATGACCCACTCAAAATCGCTCGATACTTTCATCAAGAGATCAAGGAAGGTATGAAAGAGATGGGTTATTCGATCGATTGGAGGAGGGAATTTACTACGATCGACCCTCAATACAACCGATTCATAGAGTGGCAATTTAAAAAATTGAGGGAGAAAGGGTTTATCACACAAGGGAGCCATCCCGTGGGTTGGTGCCCTAACGATAATAATCCAGTCGGTCAGCACGATACTATGGGTGATGTGGAACCAGAGATCGGTGAATACACCATATTGAAGTTTATCGGGGATGGTTACATCGTACCAACGGCCACTCTTAGACCAGAAACCGTATTTGGAGTGACCAATATATGGATAAATCCCCATGTCGATTATATCGAAGCACTGGTCGATGGTGAGGTATGGATCGTAAGCAGAGAAGCTTCGGAGAAGCTTCGCCACTTGAACCGAAAAGTGGAAGAGAGGAGATCGTTGAAAGGTGCTGAACTGATCGGTAAGGAAGTCACAAACCCCATGACCGGGGTTAGAATTCCTATCTTACCCGCATCATTCGTAAATCCAAAGAATGGTACTGGGGTTGTGATGTCTGTACCAGCCCATGCACCTTACGATTATCAAGCCCTCGAGGATTTAAAGGCCGATCGTGAATTGTTATCACGCTTCAATATTTCGACAAAATCTTTAGAAGGTTTGAAGCCGATCGTGATAATTCAATCGAGAGGTCTTGAAGGTATACCTGCGTATGAAGTTATAAAGAGAGAAGGTATAAAGAATCAGAAGGATCCGAAGCTCGAAAAAGCCACTCAAGAGCTCTACGCCCATGAATTCCATCTAGGTAAGATGATGGATAATACTGGAGAGTATGCTGGCCTTACCGTGGCTGAGGCTAGAGAGAAGGTTAAGTTAGATATGATCAAAATGAATAAAGCCGATACGATGTATGAAATTCTGAATCAACCGGTCGTGTGTAGGTGTGGAGCTGAATGTGTGGTGAAGATCTTTGAGAACCAATGGTTTTTAAATTACGACGATCCTGAGTGGAAGAAACTCACCCATGAATGTTTAAATCGGATGAGTTTATTACCCGATGAAATTCGATCGGAGTTTGAGTATACGATCGATTGGTTGAAGAAGAAAGCCTGTGCAAGGAAGTCTGGCCTCGGTACTAGACTACCTTGGGATAGAGATTGGGTGATCGAGAGCCTTTCCGACTCCGTAATCTACATGGCCTATTATACTATAGCTAAGTACATCAATCAGAATAAGATCTCGGCCGATAAATTGACGGATGAATTCTTCGATTACGTATTTTTGGGAGATACGAGAGGGATTCACAAGATAAACCTCGATCCATCTCTATTGGAAGATATGAGGAGAGAGTTCACCTACTTTTACCCATTGGATAGTAGACACTCTGGTCGTGATCTGGTACCGAACCATTTAACATTCTTCATATTCAATCACGTAGCGATCTTTCCCAAGGATCATTGGCCCCGCCAGATCGTGGTGAATGGTAGTGTGTTGATGGAGGGTAAGAAGATGTCGAAATCCTTCGGGAATATCGTCCCTCTTCGTGATGCGGTAAGAGATTATGGTGCCGATCCTTTGAGGCTCGCGATCATCGGAACCGCTGAACTCCTCGCAGATGCTGATTTTAGCTTCGAACTGGTCAAAACCTTTAGAGAGCGTCTACAGAGGCTCTACGAATTGGCCCTCGAACTCTCCAGATCTCCCGTAAAAGAAGTGAGTGAAGGTGAGTTGAAGGTTGAGGATAGGTGGCTCTTAAGTAGGCTCCACCGCCATATCATAAACGTAACCGAGGCTATGAATAAGTTAAGGGTTAGAGAGGCTCTGCATACCATCATCTACCTGATCGATCAAGACCTACGGTGGTACTTACGATCTGCATCGACCGATTCCACACAATCGAGAAGGGACGTTATGAATTGGATTTTACGTAAAGTTCTGAATATAAGGGTGAGGATGCTAGCACCATTCGCACCATTCATATGTGAAGAAGTATGGGAGATCCTCGGTGGAGAAGGGTTCGTGTGCCAGGCGAAGTGGCCGAGGCCCGAAGAGGTTAAGCTCGACCTTCGGGCTGAAGAAGAGGAGGGTTTTGTGATGAATCTGATAGAGGATACGTTGAATATATTGAAGGTAACGAAGATAAAACCGAAGCAGATCGTCTTTTACACAGCGAGTAGGTGGAAGTGGAGGGCCTACTTAAAGGCTTTAGAGGTTACGAAGAAGGGCAGTGTGGAGATGAAGAGTTTGATGAGCACACTTCTCCAGGATGAAGAAATGAAGAAGAGGGCAAAGGAACTATCGGAGTTCGTTCGAAAATTAATAGATAGTATTGTAACGATGCCTGATGAAAGGAGGGAGATTATACTTCAAGTCGGAATCATCGATGAATCGAAGATTTTAGAGTCTAAAAGTGAATTTCTTGCAAAAGAGTTTGGAGCGAGTATTAAAGTCTTTAATGAAGATGATGTGAATAAATACGATCCTAAAGGGAGGGCACATTTAGCACAACCTTACCGGCCAGCTATCTATATCGAATAA